In Quercus robur chromosome 10, dhQueRobu3.1, whole genome shotgun sequence, a genomic segment contains:
- the LOC126703035 gene encoding CASP-like protein 1F1, with the protein MSSLEAKVPQNPPLKTQKLVLGAQIGLRIMTIALTLAATWVVLTSRQSTKVFGVPVEARYSYSSTLKFFAFANAIVCVLSILSLLLVFFLCHQGSNPAKFYYLFLHDLSMTSLVLAGSAAATAEGYIGRYGNTHSGWMPICEYVGKFCNKMTTSVILSYLSFACLLMLTILSASKS; encoded by the exons ATGTCTAGCCTTGAAGCCAAGGTTCCACAAAACCCACCTCTGAAAACCCAAAAGCTTGTCCTTGGAGCCCAAATTGGGCTGAGAATTATGACAATTGCCTTAACATTGGCTGCAACATGGGTGGTGCTAACTAGCCGGCAATCAACGAAGGTTTTTGGTGTCCCCGTTGAAGCTCGATATAGCTATTCCTCTACTTTAAA GTTCTTTGCTTTTGCAAATGCTATTGTTTGTGTCCTCTCTATCCTATCTTTGCTCCTTGTTTTCTTCCTTTGTCATCAAGGCTCAAACCCTGCCAAGTTCTACTACTTGTTCCTTCATGATTTG TCTATGACGTCGTTGGTTCTTGCTGGATCCGCGGCGGCAACTGCTGAAGGGTACATTGGACGATATGGGAACACTCATAGTGGTTGGATGCCAATTTGTGAATATGTGGGCAAATTCTGCAACAAGATGACAACTTCTGTGATACTTTCTTACTTGTCTTTCGCTTGCTTATTGATGCTTACTATCTTATCTGCTAGCAAGTCTTAG
- the LOC126701647 gene encoding ARM REPEAT PROTEIN INTERACTING WITH ABF2 codes for MKASDNDPITLSTQLLSTLQNQISQTQSFKGKWGLIKTKLNDLQTQLTDFTDFPNSRSNPLSLDLLYSISHTLNDAVLLSAKCKTLSLSEGKLKTQSEIDAVLAKLDRHVRDSEILIKSGVLSDGVVFESKREAVRAESRSLITRLQIGSAESKNSALDLLLELLQGDDKNVMIAVAQGVVPVLVKLLDSSSFEMKEKAVSLISRISLVDSSKHVVIAEGLLLLNHLLRVLDSGSAFAKEKACVALQVLTFSKENARAIGSRGGISSLLEICQEGTPGSQAFATGVLRNLALFSEIKENFVEENGVGVLLGVMNSGTALAQENAIGCLCNLVSDDESLKLLVFREDGVQCLMNFWDSNSNNNRALEVAVELLCHLASCQTIAEVFVSEGVIGRLMGVLNCGVLGVRVAAAKAVYELGFSTRTRKEIGECGCVGPLIRMLDGKAVEEKEAAAKALSILMLYAGNKKIFKKDERGIVSAVLLLDPLVQNLDKKYPVSILASLVHSKNCRKQMVAAGACLFLQKLVEMDIEGSKKLLDSLGRSKILGVFSRP; via the coding sequence ATGAAGGCTTCAGATAACGACCCCATAACCCTCTCGACCCAACTCCTCTCCACACTCCAAAACCAAATCTCACAGACACAAAGCTTCAAAGGCAAATGGGGTCTGATCAAAACCAAGCTAAACGACCTCCAAACCCAACTCACAGACTTCACCGACTTCCCAAACTCTcgttccaacccactctctctCGACCTCCTTTACTCCATTTCCCACACTCTGAACGATGCTGTTTTGCTCTCCGCAAAGTGCAAGACTTTGAGCTTATCGGAAGGGAAGCTCAAAACCCAGAGCGAAATCGATGCTGTATTGGCTAAACTCGACCGCCATGTCAGAGACAGTGAGATCTTGATCAAGAGCGGTGTGCTTTCTGACGGTGTCGTTTTTGAGTCGAAGAGAGAGGCTGTGAGAGCTGAGTCGAGGAGTTTGATAACTCGGTTGCAGATTGGGTCTGCTGAGTCGAAGAACTCGGCGTTGGATTTGCTTTTGGAGCTTTTACAAGGGGATGACAAGAATGTGATGATCGCTGTGGCTCAAGGCGTGGTGCCTGTGTTGGTGAAATTGCTTGATTCGAGCTCGTTCGAGATGAAAGAGAAAGCTGTGAGTTTGATTTCGAGGATTTCATTGGTGGATTCGAGCAAGCACGTGGTGATTGCGGAGGGTCTTTTGCTTTTGAACCATTTGTTGAGAGTTTTGGACTCTGGGAGTGCTTTTGCTAAAGAAAAAGCATGTGTGGCACTTCAAGTTCTGACCTTTAGCAAAGAAAACGCACGGGCTATTGGTTCTCGAGGTGGGATTTCATCGTTGTTGGAGATTTGTCAAGAGGGTACTCCTGGTTCTCAAGCTTTTGCAACTGGGGTTCTGAGAAATCTTGCTTTGTTTAGTGAAATTAAAGAGAATTTCGTTGAGGAAAATGGGGTTGGTGTTCTTTTGGGGGTTATGAATTCTGGGACTGCTTTGGCTCAAGAAAATGCAATTGGGTGTTTGTGTAATTTGGTTTCTGATGATGAAAGTTTGAAGCTTTTGGTTTTTAGGGAAGATGGGGTTCAGTGTTTGATGAATTTCTGGGACTCTAATAGTAATAACAATAGGGCTCTTGAAGTGGCGGTGGAATTGTTATGTCACTTGGCTTCTTGTCAAACTATTGCTGAAGTTTTTGTTTCAGAAGGGGTTATAGGTAGGCTTATGGGGGTCTTGAATTGTGGTGTGTTGGGTGTGAGAGTTGCGGCTGCTAAAGCTGTTTATGAGTTGGGGTTTAGTACTAGAACTCGAAAGGAGATCGGTGAATGTGGGTGTGTTGGTCCTTTAATCAGAATGTTGGATGGTAAGGCTGTGGAAGAGAAAGAAGCTGCTGCAAAGGCTTTGTCAATTTTAATGTTGTATGCTGGGAATAAGAAGATTTTTAAGAAGGATGAGAGGGGGATTGTGAGTGCAGTTCTGCTTTTGGACCCTTTGGTTCAGAATTTGGATAAGAAATACCCTGTCTCCATATTGGCCTCGCTTGTGCATTCAAAGAATTGTAGGAAACAAATGGTTGCTGCTGGTGCTTGTCTGTTCTTGCAGAAGCTTGTTGAGATGGATATTGAGGGGTCTAAGAAGCTTCTTGATAGCCTCGGTCGGAGTAAGATATTGGGGGTGTTTTCCAGACCTTAG